Within the Pseudomonas chlororaphis subsp. aurantiaca genome, the region GGGTGATCTTGCCGGTCACATCCATGACCTTGAACCAGGAAAGATCGGTAAACACGGTCAGGCCGAACAGGAACAGCGCGATAAACATCAGGGTACTGCCCTGGATGTTCAGTGCGTTCTTGGCCAGGTCGCCCAGGCTTTCGCCCAGCGCCCCGCCCGCGCCGGCCGGCAGGCCAGTCGCCGCATGAAAATGGATATGCGCCAACGCGGCACCGGACAGCACCAGGAACACCAGGCCGATCAGACGCCAGGAAAACAGCCAGCCGCTCCACTGCCATGGCTCATGGCGTTGACGGAAGATCTGATAAGTCTTGATCGCCAATAACAACGGGAAGATATAGGCGAAGTAACCCAAGACCATAAACAGGATATCGGCGCTGTAAGAACCGGCAGGACCACCGAAGTTCTGTACATCTTCGATCTTGCTGTTATGGCTCCAGCCCGGATCGTCTTTGCCATATGTCAGCAATGCCATCATCAGGAACAGGCACAAGGCCCCAATGGCGATCAACGCACCTTCCTTGAGGCGGTAGTGCAATTGCTGGCGCCAGAGTGGGACTACTGTTTTAGGTGCTGCGGTGGATTTCTTCAAAACGCGTCTTTTCCTGCGCCATGGGCGCGTCCAACTGTTGATCGACTAAAAAATACTGCCCAATCCGAGCAGGTAAAAAAGTTGACGAGCGTAACTGGGGCTACTTTTAACATTCTGCCCACGCATTGCGAAACTGTAAGAGCTGCCACGTGCAATGCCGATGTATTCCACATAGGGATACAAGCCCGCATTGTACGGGTTTGTAAGCACCGTGCCACGCTGCTCAATACTGGGTGTAGCATAATCAGGAACACTTTACGCAGTATTCAATTTGAGCATGCATTCTCTTTTGTGACAAAGGCTTATGAGGTGTTTTTATGACCGAAGCGAAGCATTCACGCCTGATCATTCTGGGCTCCGGCCCTGCCGGTTACAGCGCTGCCGTTTATGCCGCCCGCGCCAACCTCAAACCGACCGTCATCACCGGCCTGCAAGCGGGCGGCCAGTTGACCACCACCGTCGAGGTCGACAACTGGCCTGGCGATGTCGAGGGCCTGACCGGCCCGGTACTGATGGAACGCATGCAAAAACACGCTGAACGCTTCGACACCGAGATCGTTTACGACCACATCCATACCGCGGAGTTGCAACAGCGACCCTTTGTCCTCAAGGGCGACAGCGGCGTCTACAGCTGCGATGCACTGATCATCGCTACCGGCGCATCCGCCCAGTACCTGGGCCTACCCTCCGAAGAAACCTTCGCCGGCAAGGGTGTATCGGCCTGCGCTACCTGCGACGGCTTTTTCTATCGCAATCAGGTGGTTGCCGTGGTTGGTGGCGGCAACACCGCCGTGGAGGAAGCCCTGTACCTCTCCAACATCGCCAAAGAGGTGCACCTGGTGCACCGGCGCGACAAACTGCGCGCGGAGAAAATCCTTCAGGACAAGCTGTTCGAGAAAGCCGCCAAGGGCAATATCCGCCTGCATTGGAACCAGAATCTCGACGAAGTGCTGGGCGATGCCAGCGGCGTCACCGGCGCTCGCCTGCGCGACAGCCTCAGCGGAGAAACCCAGGAATTGGCGCTGACCGGCGTATTCATCGCCATCGGTCACAAGCCCAATACGGACTTGTTCAAGGGCCAGTTGGAAATGCGCGACGGCTATCTGCTGGTCAAGGGCGGCAGCGAAGGCGATGCCACGGCCACCGGCATCCCGGGCGTGTTCGCCGCGGGCGATGTGGCTGACCATGTGTATCGCCAGGCCGTCACTTCCGCGGGCGCGGGCTGCATGGCGGCCCTGGATGCGGAGAAATTCCTCGACGACAACTGACCTCCCGACCTACGCTTGCGGCGGGCCTTGCAGGCCCGCCACCGCCCTCCCCTTCCGCAAGTCTGAATGCCATGCTGACCTGGTTACAACGCAACACCTTCGACTTTCCCCCACTGGAAAAGGCCCTGCGCGCCCCCGACGGCCTGTTGGCCGCCGGCGGCGACCTGTCGGCCGACCGGCTGATCCAGGCCTATCGCCATGGCTGCTTTCCCTGGTTTTCCGAAGGCCAGCCCATCCTCTGGTGGTCGCCCGACCCGCGCACAGTGTTATTTCCAGACGAACTGCATGTATCCCGCAGCCTCGGCAAGCTGCTGCGCCAGCAACGCTACCAGGTCACCTTCGATCAGGATTTTGCCGCGGTCATCAGCGCCTGCGCGGCGCCACGCCCTTATGCCGACGGCACCTGGATCACCGAATCGATGCAGAATGCCTATCTTGAATTGCACAGGCGCGGCCATGCACATTCGGTCGAAGTCTGGGATCAGGGCGGGCTGGTGGGCGGGCTGTACGGACTGGCAATAGGCCAGCTGTTTTTCGGTGAGTCGATGTTCAGCCGGGCTGACAATGCGTCGAAATTCGGCTTCGCCACGTTGGTCCAACACTTACAGGCATGGGGCTTCGCCCTGATCGACTGCCAGATGCCCACCGACCACCTGCACAGCCTGGGCGCCCGCACCATCCCGCGCCAGGAGTTTGCCGGCTATCTGCAGCGCCATCTGGACCAGCCCAGCCGCGCCATATGGGTTTCCTAGGCGGGTTTTGCCGGTGTGGCTTACACTTAATTCAAAGCTAATCCCGAGGGTTGATTCATGACCGAGTTGGCGCGTTTGAAGTTTTATGCCACTCAACCCCACTCTTGCAGCTACCTGCCCGAAGAACAGGCGACCACGCTGTTCCTCGATCCTAGTCAGCCCATGGATGTGCATGTCTACGCAGATCTGTCGGAAATGGGCTTTCGTCGCAGTGGCGACCATCTGTACCGGCCGCATTGCCAGAACTGCAATGCCTGTGTTCCGGCACGTATTCCTGCCGCGCAGTTTTTACCCAATCGTCAGCAAAAACGCATTCTCAAACGCAATGCCGACCTGAAGGTCCAGCCTGTCAAACCGGGGTTCAGCGAAGAGTATTTCGACCTTTACCAGCGTTATATCGAGCAACGCCACGCCGATGGCGACATGTACCCACCCAGCCGCGATCAGTTCTCGACCTTTCTGGTTCGCGACCTGCCTTTCTCCAGGTTCTACGAGTTCCGCCTCGATGGACGCCTGCTCGCCGTGGCCGTCACCGACCTGCTGCCCAATGGCCTTTCCGCGGTCTACACCTTCTACGAACCCGATGAAGAGCGTCGCAGCCTCGGTCGCTACGCCATTCTGTGGCAAATCGGCGAAGCCTTGCGCCTGGGCCTGGACGCGGTCTACCTCGGATACTGGATCAAGAACTGCAAAAAGATGAACTACAAGACCCAATATCGGCCCATCGAGCTGCTGATCAACCAGAGATGGGTCATCCTGAACTAGAAGCCCTTGGCTTGAACCCTACTTTTCGGGCACAATGCACGCCGCTTTTGCCTGGCGCAGTTGCACCGGGCCATTCACTGGACACCGAGGGCTTTACTGCATGTCGAAAGAAGACAGCTTCGAAATGGAAGGCACTGTCGTCGACACCCTGCCCAACACCATGTTTCGTGTGGAGTTGGAAAATGGGCACGTCGTAACCGCGCATATCTCCGGCAAGATGCGCAAGAACTACATTCGTATTCTTACCGGTGACAAAGTGCGCGTCGAACTGACGCCCTATGACTTGAGCAAAGGGCGCATCACTTACCGCGCTCGCTAAGCAAGTCAAGACAAGACGCCCGGCTCATGCCGGGCGTTTTTGTTTGCCTGCCTACAGAACAGATATAAAAAAGGCGCCTTGCGGCGCCCTTTTCATTGCGGCCTGTCAGGCCATTTCTGCGGTGGTCTCGAACTCGAAGGTCAGCTCGCCATCCTTGATGTCGATGTGCACCACACCGCCATGCTCGGCCAGTTCGCCAAAGAGTATCTCTTCCGCCAGCGGACGCTTGATCTTGTCCTGGATCAGGCGCGCCATAGGACGAGCGCCCATGGTCACATCGTAACCACCTGCCGCCAGCCAGCTGCGGGCCGCATCGGTGACTTCCAGCTGAACGCGCTTGTCCTCCAGCTGCGCTTGCAGTTCGGTAAGGAACTTGTCCACCACGCTCTTGATGACCTCATGACTGAGGCGACCAAACTGGATAATGGTGTCCAGACGGTTACGGAATTCCGGCGTGAAGCTCTTCTTGATCACTTCCATGGCGTCGGAAGAGTGATCCTGATGAGTGAATCCGATGGAAGCCCGCGCCGCCGTTTCGGCACCTGCGTTGGTGGTCATGATCACGATCACGTTGCGGAAATCCGCCTTGCGCCCGTTATTGTCGGTCAAGGTACCGTGGTCCATCACCTGCAGCAGCAGGTTGAAGACTTCCGGGTGGGCCTTTTCGATTTCATCGAGCAGCAATACGCAGTGAGGCTGTTTGGTAATCGCTTCGGTCAGCAAACCACCCTGGTCGAAACCGACATAGCCTGGAGGCGCACCGATCAGACGCGATACGGTGTGACGCTCCATGTACTCGGACATGTCGAAACGCACCAGCTCGATGCCCAGCGCCTTGGCCAACTGCCGCGCGGCCTCGGTCTTACCGACACCGGTAGGCCCGGCGAACAGGAACGAACCGACAGGCTTGTCTGGCGATTTCAGGCCGGCACGGGACAGCTTGATCGCGGTCGACAGCGAGTCGATCGCCGCATCCTGGCCGAATACTGTCAGCTTCAGGTCGCGCTCGAGATTACGCAGCAGCTCCTTGTCGGAACTGGTGACGTGTTTCGGCGGAATCCGCGCGATTTTCGCCACGATATCCTCGACCTGAGCCACCTCGATGCGTTTGACGCGCTTGTCGGACGGCTGCAGACGCTGATAGGCGCCTGCCTCGTCGATCACATCGATCGCCTTGTCGGGCATATGCCGATCATTGATATAACGCGACGCCAGTTCGGCGGCGGCGCGCAATGCCTCATCGCTATACTCAATACTGTGGTGCAGCTCGAAACGCCCCTTGAGGCCGCGCAGAATGCCAATGGTGTCCTCTACCGAAGGCTCGGACACGTCGACCTTCTGGAAACGGCGAGCCAAGGCCCGGTCCTTCTCGAAAATTCCACGGAATTCCTGGAAGGTGGTCGAACCGATGCAACGGATGTCGCCCGAGGAAAGCAGCGGCTTGAGCAGGTTCGAGGCGTCCATCACCCCACCGGACGCCGCGCCGGCGCCAATGATGGTGTGAATCTCGTCGATGAACAGGATCGCCTGCGGACGTTTCTTCAACTCGCCCAGCAACGCCTTGAAGCGCTTCTCGAAATCGCCGCGGTATTTGGTACCCGCCAGCAACGCACCGAGATCCAGGGAATACACCACGCTGTTGGCCAACAGGTCAGGCACCTGGCTATCGACGATGCGCTTGGCCAGACCTTCGGCGATGGCGGTTTTACCGACACCGGCTTCGCCCACCAGCAGCGGATTGTTCTTGCGCCGACGCGCAAGAATCTGCGCTACACGCTCGACTTCCTGCTCACGACCGACCAATGGGTCGATACGCCCCTGGCGCGCCAGCTCATTGAGATTGCTGGCATAAGCATCCAGCGGATTACCTGAAGAGGAAGACTCACCGCCTTCATCGTCCTGCATATCCTGCTCACCTTCGGAATGATCGCCATGCCCCGGCACCTTGGAGATGCCATGGGCGATGTAGTTGACGACATCGATGCGGGCAACGCTCTGCTGTTTCAGCAGGAACACTGCCTGACTCTCTTGCTCACTGAAGATAGCAACCAGCACATTGGCGCCGGTCACTTCGCGCTTGCCCGAGCTCTGCACATGGAAGACAGCACGCTGCAGTACACGCTGGAAGCCCAGGGTTGGCTGGGTTTCGCGATCCTCGTCATGCACGGGAATCAGCGGCGTGGTGGAGTCGATGAACTCCTGCAGGTCGTGCTTGAGTTTGTCGAGGTTTGCTCCGCAGGCACGCAAAACGGTGGCGGCGGCCTCATTATCCAAAAGAGCCAACAAGAGGTGCTCGACGGTCATGAACTCATGACGCTTCGAACGAGCCTCTTTGAAGGCGAGATTGAGGGTGACTTCGAGCTCGCGGTTTAACATAGCTTCACCTCATACCCAAGTGGTCGGCGTTAACCGTCCTTCTCGATTTCACAGAGTAGCGGATGCTGGCTTTCCCTGGCGTACTGGTTGACCTGCATGGCCTTGGTCTCGGCGATGTCGCGGGTAAACAATCCACATACTGCCCGTCCTTCTGTATGAACGGCCAGCATTACCTTGGTCGCCAGCTCGCGATTCAGGTTAAAAAACACCTCGAGCACTTCGACGACGAAATCCATCGGTGTGTAGTCATCATTGAACAAAATCACCTTGTACATCGGCGGAGCCTGCAACGTCGGCTTAGCTTCCTGTACAGCCAAGCCAGCGGAATCGTCGTCTTGGAAATCCGGGCGATCCTGATTGAATGTTAGTCGAATCTGGCTGATTGCATGCATGGAAAGAAAGGTTCGTTAGTTGAGCAAATACAGTGGTGGGGGCGCTCCGGGGGGATTTCAACTCCGACCGCCGGGTCACCTTGACTATCGGCAAAACGGTGTTACAACCAATAGAGCCCACGTTGGGTAATAAAGGTCCGTACCGTCAATCCTATATTTTCGGATTCCGGTACGGATGAACTGGATGATACTCCAGTGATGGAGTCTGTTGCAGAGGGATATGAGCATGGCAAGCGGCAAGGTCAAGTGGTTCAATAACGCCAAGGGTTATGGCTTCATTAATGAGGAGGGCAAGAGCGACGACCTTTTCGCCCACTACTCGGCCATCGAGATGGAAGGCTACAAAACCTTGAAAGCCGGTCAGGCCGTGAGCTTTGAGATCACTCAAGGACCCAAGGGCCTGCACGCTGTGAAAATCCATTCCATCAAGACCCAGAACGCCCCCGTCACAGCCTCTTCCTACCAGGAAACGGCCCTGAGCTGAAAATCTTCAGCATCCAGTCATAAAAAACAGTCATAAAAAAACGGCCGGCTCAATCAATTGAGCCGGCCGTTTCATTTACTGCGTGTCAATTCACATATGGGAGATCAGCGCATCGCCGAATGCCGATGACGACAACAACGTGGCGCCTTCCATCAGGCGTTCGAAGTCGTAGGTCACGGTCTTGGCACCAATGGCGCCGTTGGTACCCTTGATGATCAGGTCGGCCGCTTCGGTCCAGCCCATGTGACGCAGCATCATTTCCGCGGAGAGGATCAGCGAGCCCGGGTTCACCTGGTCCTTGCCCGCGTACTTTGGCGCCGTACCGTGGGTCGCCTCGAACATGGCCACGGTGTCGGACAGGTTGGCGCCCGGAGCGATACCGATCCCGCCTACTTCAGCCGCCAGTGCATCAGACAGGTAGTCGCCGTTCAGGTTGAGGGTCGCGATCACGTCATATTCGGCCGGACGCAGCAGGATCTGCTGGAGCATCGCATCGGCAATGGCGTCCTTGACTATCACGTTCTTGCCGGTTTTCGGGTTCTTGAACTGCATCCACGGGCCACCATCGAGCAGCGTCGCGCCGAACTCCTCCGCCGCCACTTCATAAGCCCACTCTTTGAAGGCACCTTCGGTGAACTTCATGATGTTGCCTTTATGCACGATGGTCAGCGAATCGCGATCGTTGTCGACCACATATTGCAGCGCTTTGCGCGCCAGACGTTTGGTGCCCTGCAGGGAAACCGGCTTGACGCCGATACCGCAGTTTTCGTCGAAACGGATCTTGGTGACGCCCATTTCTTCTTTGAGGAACTTGATGACCTTGGTGGCTTCGGCGGAGCCGGCCTTCCATTCGATACCGGCGTAAATGTCTTCCGAGTTCTCACGGAAAATGGTCATGTCGACATCGCCAGGCTTCTTCACCGGGCTCGGCACGCCTTCGAACCAGCGCACCGGGCGCAGGCACACATACAGGTCAAGCTGCTGACGCAGGGCCACATTCAGGGAACGGATACCGCCACCTACCGGAGTGGTCAGCGGGCCCTTGATGGAAACCACGTAATCCTTGACTGCATCCAGGGTTTCCTGAGGGAGCCAGGTGTCCTGGTCATACACTTGAGTTGCTTTCTCGCCGGCATAGACTTCCATCCAGGAGATTTTGCGCTCGCCGCCGTAGGCCTTTTTAACAGCAGCATCGACAACCTTGATCATGACCGGGCTGATATCAACGCCAATACCATCGCCTTCGATGAAAGGGATGATCGGGTTGTTAGGAACATTGAGAGAATGGTCTGCGTTGACGGTGATTTTGTCGCCGACTGCTGGAACCTGAATCTTCTTGTATCCCATGCTGAACTCCGTTGTGTGGATTGAACATCTGGCTGCGTTCGAGCGTACCCCAGTTGAATCTGGACGGGAACCTCATGTTCCACTCATCTGCCGTGAAGGCGGCGCAGTTCGTGGCCTACAAGCCTGAAAGCAAAGGGAAAAGCGCCAAACTCGAGCACTGCGCAGGACTCTACGCCGCCGCCCCGCCTGCGACCTTTAGACCAATGGACGAGAGCGGCTGCATATGAACCATCGGCGTTTTGCCAGCTACCTATGTATAATGCCGCCGCTGACCACAGAGTCACGACGGCTGAACGCCCTGCTACTGGAAAAAAGGAGCCGAGACTTTCCGCCCAAAGCCGGGTTGTTACCGCAGCCCACCCGCTTGACGCTCGACTGATGCACCCAACATCACCGCGAAGAAACCTCGACATTCGGTTCACGGATGACTTTGAACGAACGCGCTTACCCGGCGCCCCTCGAGTTTCTGCGTACGCTTTAGCAAAGAAGAGAGTTAATCCGAATATGCCCACCCGCTCGAAGATCATCTATACCTTCACCGACGAAGCCCCCGCCCTCGCCACCTACTCGCTGCTCCCTATCGTCGAAGCCTTCACCGCTTCCGCTGATATTGCCGTGGAAACCCGCGACATCTCTCTCGCAGGGCGTATTCTTGCCAGCTTCCCGGAGCTGCTGGGCGACAAAGCCGTACCGGACCACCTGGCCGAGCTGGGCGACCTGGCTGTAACCCCTGAAGCCAACATCATCAAGCTGCCGAACATCAGTGCCTCGGTACCGCAGCTTCAGGCCGCGATCAAAGAGCTGCAAGCCAAGGGCTACGCCCTGCCGGACTACCCGGAGACCGTAACCAGCGACGCCGACAAAGACGCCAAGGCGCGCTACGACAAGGTCAAGGGCAGCGCCGTGAACCCGGTCCTGCGTGAAGGCAACTCCGACCGCCGCGCCCCGCTGTCGGTCAAGAACTATGCGCGCAAGCACCCGCACAAAATGGGCGCCTGGGCCAAAGACTCCAAGTCCCACGTTGCTCACATGAGCCAGGGCGATTTCTACGGCAGCGAAAAAGCCGCCCTGATCGACGCCCAGGACAGCGTTAAGATCGAGCTGATCGCTCAAGACGGTAGCGCTACCGTCCTGAAGGAAAAAACCGCCGTACAAGCCGGCGAGATCCTCGATTGCGCAGTCATGAGCAAGAAAGCCCTGCGTGCTTTCGTTGCCGCCGAGATCGAAGACGCCAAGAAGCAAGGCGTACTGCTGTCGGTGCACCTGAAAGCCACCATGATGAAGGTTTCCGACCCGATCATGTTCGGCCAGATCGTTGCCGAGTTCTATCAGGACGCCCTGAGCAAGCACGCCGACGTGCTGAGCCAGATCGGCTTCAACCTGAACAACGGCATCGGCGACCTGTACGCCCGCATCAAGGCCCTGCCTGCGGAGCAGCAAGCTGCGATCGAAGCCGACATCCAGGCCGTCTACGCCGTGCGCCCTGCCCTGGCCATGGTCAACTCCGACAAAGGCATCACCAACCTGCACGTGCCGAGCGACGTGATCGTCGACGCCTCGATGCCGGCCATGATCCGTGACTCCGGCAAGATGTGGGGCACCGACGGCCAGTTGCACGACACCAAGGCGCTGATCCCGGACCGCTGCTACGCCACCATCTACCAGGCAGTGATCGAAGACTGCAAGGCCAACGGTGCCTTCGACCCGACCACCATGGGCAGCGTGCCGAACGTTGGCCTGATGGCGAAGAAAGCCGAAGAGTACGGCTCCCACGACAAGACCTTCCAGATCAAGGCTGACGGCGTCGTACGCGTCACCGACAGCAAGGGCAACCTGCTGCTGGAACAGGCCGTCGAAGCCGGCGACATCTTCCGCATGTGCCAGACCAAGGACGCGCCGATCCAGGACTGGGTCAAACTGGCCGTCAACCGCGCTCGCGCAAGCAGCACTCCAGCGATTTTCTGGCTGGACCCGATGCGCGCCCACGACGGCGTGATGATCGAGAAGGTCCAGGCGTACCTGAAGGATCACGACACCGCCGGCCTGGACATCCGCGTGATGTCGCCAGTCGATGCCATGAAGTTCACCCTGGCCCGCACCCGCGAAGGCAAGGACACCATCTCCGTCACCGGCAACGTGCTGCGCGACTACCTGACCGACCTGTTCCCGATCATGGAACTGGGCACCAGCGCCAAGATGCTGTCGATCGTGCCGCTGATGAACGGCGGTGGCCTGTTCGAAACCGGCGCCGGCGGTTCGGCTCCGAAGCACGTGCAGCAGCTGCTGGAAGAGAACTTCCTGCGCTGGGACTCCCTGGGTGAGTTCCTGGCCCTGGCCGCGTCCCTGGAGCACCTGGGCAACACCTACAACAACCCGAAAGCGCTGGTATTGGCCAAGACTCTCGACCAGGCAACCGGTCAGTTCCTGGACAACAACAAGTCGCCATCGCGCAAAGTCGGCAACATCGACAACCGTGGCAGCCACTTCTACCTGGCGCTGTACTGGGCCCAGGCCCTGGCCGCCCAGACCGAAGATGCCGCCCTGCAAGCGCAGTTCAGCACCCTGGCCAAGACCCTGACCGAGAACGAAGCGACCATCGTCGCCGAGCTCAACGGCGTTCAAGGCAAGCCAGTGGACATCGGTGGCTACTACAGCGCCAACCCTGAGCTGGTGAGCAAGGCCATGCGCCCAAGCGCCACCCTCAACGCGGCTATCGCTGCGCTGGTTTAAGCAACACCGCTGTAATACAAACCCCGGCCAGGTGCCGGGGTTTGTGCTTTTTGCAGCATGCTCGCTCCTACAAGCACCAGTGTTCACCTTATGATGACCACCCACTCAAGACAGAGCTTTATATATGGAATGGCAACCCCACATCACCGTCGCCACCATCGTTGAGGACCAGGGACGTTTTCTGTTCGTCGAGGAGCTCCAGGGCGACCAGGCGGTGTTCAACCAGCCCGCCGGGCACCTGGATCCGGACGAAAGCCTGCTCCAGGCCGCCATTCGCGAAACCCTGGAAGAAACCGGCTGGGACATCGAGCTGACCGGCGTGGTCGGCATCTACCTGTACACCGCCCCCAGCAATGGCGTGACCTACCAGCGCGTCTGCTTTGCCGGTAAACCGCTCAGGCACCACCCCGATTACCGATTGGACGACGGTATCATCGGCCCACGCTGGCTGAGCCGCGACGAACTGCTGGCCTTGCGCCCGCAATGGCGCAGCGAGCTGATCATCCGCTGCGTCGACGACTATCTGGCCGGGCAACTGCACAGCCTTGAGCTGATCCGTCCGTCGCTTTAACCGCAGTTTTAGCCTTGCAGGCCTCAGCCTGTTAGAATCGCGTCCTTTTTCAAGACACCCGTTGAATTCCTATGCGTGATCCAGCCCCTTCTGACACCCAAAAGAAGCGCGTCATCGTCGGCATGTCCGGCGGCGTGGACTCTTCCGTTTCCGCCCTCCTGCTGATGGAGCAGGGTTACCAGGTGGAAGGCCTGTTCATGAAGAACTGGGAAGAAGACGACGGAACCGAGTACTGCACCGCCATGGACGACCTCGCGGATGCCCAGGCCGTGTGCGACAAGATCGGTATCAAGCTGCACACCGCCAACTTCGCCGCGGAGTACTGGGACAACGTGTTCGAGCACTTCCTGGCCGAATACAAGGCCGGCCGCACGCCGAACCCGGACATCCTGTGCAACCGTGAAATCAAGTTCAAGGCGTTCCTCGACTACGCCATGATGCTCGGCGCCGACCTGATCGCCACCGGCCACTATGTGCGCCGCCGCGACATCGACGGGCGCACCGAGCTGCTCAAGGGCCTGGACCCGAACAAGGACCAGAGTTACTTCCTGCACGCCGTCGGCGGAGAGCAGATCGCCAAGACCCTGTTCCCGGTCGGTGAGCTGGAAAAACCCGAAGTCCGTGCGATCGCCGAGAAACACGACCTGGCCACCGCCAAGAAGAAGGATTCCACTGGCATCTGCTTTATCGGCGAACGGCGTTTCAGCGACTTTCTCAAGCAGTACCTGCCGGCCCAGCCCGGCGAGATCAAGACCACCGAAGGTGAAGTGATCGGCCGCCACCATGGCCTGATGTACCACACCATCGGCCAGCGCCAGGGCCTGGGCATCGGCGGCCTCAAGGACGCCGGCGATGAGCCGTGGTACGTGCTGATCAAGGACCTGGAACACAACGAGCTGATCGTTGGCCAGGGCAACGATCACCCGTGGCTGTTCTCCCGCGCCCTGCTCGCCTCCGACATCTACTGGGTCAACCCGATCGACTTGAGCGAACCGCGCCGCCTTACCGCAAAAGTGCGCTATCGCCAGAGCGACCAGCCTTGCACCCTGGAAAAGACCGCCAACGGCTACCGCGCCACCTTCGATGACCCGCAACGCGCGGTCACCCCCGGCCAATCCGTAGTCTTCTATGACGGCGAAATCTGCCTGGGCGGCGGCGTGATCGAAGTCGCAGAGCCCTGGAGCAGCAAGGCATGAGCCCGACCCAGGAACAACTGACGGCATTGGGCGGCGTGTTTCTCGCCGCCGTCCTGGTGGACAAGATCGCCAAGACCGGCCAGGTCACCGAAGCGGCCTTGAGCTGCATGCTCGGCAGCCTGCTGATCCGCGACCCGAAAGACACCCTGGAAGTCTACGGTGGCGACGACATCAACCTGCGTGAGGGGTATCGTGCCCTGATCGGCGCCCTGGAACGCGACCCCAGCACCCTGCAGCGCGAGCCGTTGCGCTACGCCCTGTCGATGCTCGGGCTCGAGCGCCAGCTGGCCAAGCGCGATGACCTGCTGGAAATCATCGGCAAGCGCCTGCCGCAGATTCAGTCCCAGGTCGAACATTTCGGCCCGGCCCACGAAAACGTGATTGCCGCCTGCGGCTCGCTGTATCAGGACACCCTGAGCACCCTGCGCCAGCGGATCCAGGTGCATGGCGACATGCGCAACCTGCAGCAGCCGAGCAACGCCTCGAAGATCCGCGCCCTGCTGTTGGCCGGCATCCGTTCGGCGCGCCTGTGGCGCCAGTTGGGTGGCCATCGCTGGCAGCTGGTGATCAGCCGCCGCAAATTGCTCAAAGAGCTTTATCCGCTGATGCGCAGCAGCTGAACTGCGCCCGCAAGACCTTTTGTAGTCAGTAACGCGTAAGACGCTGGTCAGTTGGCAACGGACCGGCGGATATTTTCATGTATGATACGCGCCCCATTTCGTTGCCCGACTGTCCGAGAACACCCCATGCAGCTCTCTTCGCTCACTGCGGTTTCCCCTGTTGACGGCCGCTACGCCGGCAAAACCCAGGCCCTGCGCCCCATTTTCAGCGAATACGGCCTGATCCGTGCTCGCGTCCTGGTCGAAGTGCGCTGGCTCCAGCGCCTGGCCGCCCATTCCGCCATCAGCGAAGTACCGGCGTTTTCCGCCGAAGCCAACGCCGTG harbors:
- the icd gene encoding NADP-dependent isocitrate dehydrogenase; the protein is MGYKKIQVPAVGDKITVNADHSLNVPNNPIIPFIEGDGIGVDISPVMIKVVDAAVKKAYGGERKISWMEVYAGEKATQVYDQDTWLPQETLDAVKDYVVSIKGPLTTPVGGGIRSLNVALRQQLDLYVCLRPVRWFEGVPSPVKKPGDVDMTIFRENSEDIYAGIEWKAGSAEATKVIKFLKEEMGVTKIRFDENCGIGVKPVSLQGTKRLARKALQYVVDNDRDSLTIVHKGNIMKFTEGAFKEWAYEVAAEEFGATLLDGGPWMQFKNPKTGKNVIVKDAIADAMLQQILLRPAEYDVIATLNLNGDYLSDALAAEVGGIGIAPGANLSDTVAMFEATHGTAPKYAGKDQVNPGSLILSAEMMLRHMGWTEAADLIIKGTNGAIGAKTVTYDFERLMEGATLLSSSAFGDALISHM
- a CDS encoding NADP-dependent isocitrate dehydrogenase, translated to MPTRSKIIYTFTDEAPALATYSLLPIVEAFTASADIAVETRDISLAGRILASFPELLGDKAVPDHLAELGDLAVTPEANIIKLPNISASVPQLQAAIKELQAKGYALPDYPETVTSDADKDAKARYDKVKGSAVNPVLREGNSDRRAPLSVKNYARKHPHKMGAWAKDSKSHVAHMSQGDFYGSEKAALIDAQDSVKIELIAQDGSATVLKEKTAVQAGEILDCAVMSKKALRAFVAAEIEDAKKQGVLLSVHLKATMMKVSDPIMFGQIVAEFYQDALSKHADVLSQIGFNLNNGIGDLYARIKALPAEQQAAIEADIQAVYAVRPALAMVNSDKGITNLHVPSDVIVDASMPAMIRDSGKMWGTDGQLHDTKALIPDRCYATIYQAVIEDCKANGAFDPTTMGSVPNVGLMAKKAEEYGSHDKTFQIKADGVVRVTDSKGNLLLEQAVEAGDIFRMCQTKDAPIQDWVKLAVNRARASSTPAIFWLDPMRAHDGVMIEKVQAYLKDHDTAGLDIRVMSPVDAMKFTLARTREGKDTISVTGNVLRDYLTDLFPIMELGTSAKMLSIVPLMNGGGLFETGAGGSAPKHVQQLLEENFLRWDSLGEFLALAASLEHLGNTYNNPKALVLAKTLDQATGQFLDNNKSPSRKVGNIDNRGSHFYLALYWAQALAAQTEDAALQAQFSTLAKTLTENEATIVAELNGVQGKPVDIGGYYSANPELVSKAMRPSATLNAAIAALV
- a CDS encoding NUDIX hydrolase; translated protein: MEWQPHITVATIVEDQGRFLFVEELQGDQAVFNQPAGHLDPDESLLQAAIRETLEETGWDIELTGVVGIYLYTAPSNGVTYQRVCFAGKPLRHHPDYRLDDGIIGPRWLSRDELLALRPQWRSELIIRCVDDYLAGQLHSLELIRPSL
- the mnmA gene encoding tRNA 2-thiouridine(34) synthase MnmA; its protein translation is MRDPAPSDTQKKRVIVGMSGGVDSSVSALLLMEQGYQVEGLFMKNWEEDDGTEYCTAMDDLADAQAVCDKIGIKLHTANFAAEYWDNVFEHFLAEYKAGRTPNPDILCNREIKFKAFLDYAMMLGADLIATGHYVRRRDIDGRTELLKGLDPNKDQSYFLHAVGGEQIAKTLFPVGELEKPEVRAIAEKHDLATAKKKDSTGICFIGERRFSDFLKQYLPAQPGEIKTTEGEVIGRHHGLMYHTIGQRQGLGIGGLKDAGDEPWYVLIKDLEHNELIVGQGNDHPWLFSRALLASDIYWVNPIDLSEPRRLTAKVRYRQSDQPCTLEKTANGYRATFDDPQRAVTPGQSVVFYDGEICLGGGVIEVAEPWSSKA
- the hflD gene encoding high frequency lysogenization protein HflD, with protein sequence MSPTQEQLTALGGVFLAAVLVDKIAKTGQVTEAALSCMLGSLLIRDPKDTLEVYGGDDINLREGYRALIGALERDPSTLQREPLRYALSMLGLERQLAKRDDLLEIIGKRLPQIQSQVEHFGPAHENVIAACGSLYQDTLSTLRQRIQVHGDMRNLQQPSNASKIRALLLAGIRSARLWRQLGGHRWQLVISRRKLLKELYPLMRSS